The proteins below come from a single Papaver somniferum cultivar HN1 chromosome 11, ASM357369v1, whole genome shotgun sequence genomic window:
- the LOC113322032 gene encoding protein argonaute MEL1-like, with the protein MSNRGGRGGFGNMRGGGRVGGGADGGHGTGGRGGGNGGRGTGGRGGGNGGRGTGGRGGGGGIGTGGRGGGGGSGVWGGRGRGAPTTPVSSPSPSPSSSSISSSIPEVGSSSRSSTSVDVLTQDVQKNLTIQEPVSAVTATPPASSKAAKYPARPGFGTIGAKCVVKANHFLVKLTDKDLHHYDVSITPEVTSRGVNRAVIGQLVALYRASHLGNLQPVYDGRKSLYTAGPLPFQGMEFVVDLADKEQAKGGSKKTDKDEKGAFPKRERKFKVAIKLASRPDLHHLHQFLAGRQRDSPQETIQVLDVVMRETPTRNHVVVGRSFFSPQLGVKTDIGDGLECWKGYYQSIRPTQMGLSLNLDVSATSFYQSINVAEYVIKLLNIRDTQRPLSDIDRLKIKRSLRGVRVELTHRKGNRKKISGITSQPTNQLTFPVEDGTNESVVRYFKQKYGIQLKYAHWPCLQAGSDARPAYLPMEVCAIVEGQKYPKKLNERQVTGLLRAACQRPKDRESSITKSVQENHYTEDEYAREFGIHVEGRLTSINDARVLPPPTLKYHDDGREVRIQPRVGQWNMINARMVNGGKVDHWACLNLSQRTSPDNAKYFFDQLVKMCHSKGVDIDPARPLLPMRSGRSGHGQIERALVDLHKEATSKLETMAGQGNQLQLLLIILPDQTGSYGTIKRVCETELGIVSQCCQPKHALKVSPQYLENVSMKINVKVGGRNNVLDAVIRKQLPLVSDCPTIIFGADVTHPSPGEDSSPSIAAVVASMDWPEVSKYRCLVSAQPHRQELISDLYKQQEVNNKLVHGGMIREHLIAFRKSTGRKPHRIIFYRDGVSEGQFAQMLLHEIDAIHKACASLEERYLPPITFIVVQKRHHTRLFPANHMDRNITDKSGNILPGTVVDSMICHPTEFDFYLCSHAGIQGTSRPTHYHVLYDENKFSANALQVLTNNLCYTYARCTRSVSVVPPAYYAHLGAFRARYYIEGDASEGSDSASNRGGGGANTRAATAGVRPLPKIRDCVKELMFYV; encoded by the exons ATGTCAAATCGAGGTGGTAGAGGAGGTTTTGGTAATATGAGAGGCGGTGGTcgtgttggtggtggtgctgaTGGGGGTCATGGAACtggtggtcgtggtggtggtaatggggGTCGTGGAACtggtggtcgtggtggtggtaatggggGTCGTGGAACTGGTGGtcgtggtggcggtggtggaatTGGAACCGGAGGTCgcggtggtggcggtggtagtgGTGTTTGGGgtggaagaggaagaggagcacCAACAACGCCAGTATcttcaccttcaccttcaccttcttcttcttctatttcttcttcaattccaGAAGTTGGTTCATCTTCTAGGTCATCAACTAGTGTAGATGTACTTACTCAAGATGTTCAGAAAAATCTTACTATTCAAGAACCTGTTTCTGCGGTAACTGCTACTCCACCGGCTTCATCAAAAGCAGCAAAGTATCCTGCTCGTCCAGGTTTTGGAACGATCGGTGCGAAATGTGTTGTCAAAGCGAATCACTTCCTTGTCAAACTCACTGATAAGGATCTTCACCATTATGAT GTTTCTATTACCCCTGAGGTTACATCCAGAGGTGTGAATCGAGCTGTTATAGGCCAACTAGTTGCTTTATACCGAGCATCGCATTTGGGGAATTTGCAGCCGGTTTATGATGGCCGGAAAAGTCTATACACTGCTGGTCCGTTGCCATTTCAAGGAATGGAGTTTGTTGTTGATTTGGCTGACAAAGAGCAAGCAAAAGGTGGTTCTAAGAAAACTGACAAGGACGAAAAGGGAGCTTTTCCtaa AAGAGAAAGAAAGTTTAAAGTTGCAATCAAACTTGCATCTCGACCTGACTTGCACCACTTGCACCAATTTCTAGCCGGTAGGCAAAGAGATTCACCGCAAGAAACAATCCAAGTTCTTGATGTGGTCATGAGAGAAACACCAACTAGAAA TCATGTTGTGGTCGGAAGGTCATTCTTTTCACCTCAATTGGGAGTCAAAACGGACATCGGTGATGGTCTAGAGTGCTGGAAAGGATACTACCAGAGCATTCGTCCCACTCAGATGGGGTTATCTCTTAATTTAG ATGTCTCCGCCACCTCCTTTTATCAATCAATCAATGTTGCTGAGTATGTGATCAAACTTTTGAACATACGAGATACTCAAAGACCATTATCTGATATAGACCGCCTTAAG ATAAAGAGGTCCTTGAGAGGTGTTCGAGTTGAGCTGACTCATAGGAAAGGCAACCGCAAAAAAATCTCTGGCATAACATCTCAACCTACAAACCAGCTAAC ATTCCCTGTTGAAGATGGAACAAATGAGTCTGTGGTTCGGTACTTTAAACAAAAGTACGGCATTCAGTTAAAGTATGCTCATTGGCCATGCCTGCAAGCTGGGAGTGATGCAAGACCTGCATACTTGCCTATGGAG GTATGTGCAATAGTGGAAGGGCAGAAGTACCCTAAAAAGTTAAATGAGAGGCAAGTAACTGGCCTCTTAAGAGCTGCTTGCCAGCGACCTAAAGATAGAGAAAGTAGCATTACAAAG AGCGTACAAGAGAACCACTATACGGAAGATGAGTACGCCAGGGAATTTGGTATTCATGTTGAAGGGAGGTTGACATCAATAAATGATGCTCGAGTTTTGCCACCTCCTACG CTTAAGTACCATGATGATGGTCGGGAAGTGAGAATTCAACCTCGTGTTGGGCAATGGAACATGATAAACGCG CGAATGGTAAATGGTGGTAAGGTTGATCATTGGGCCTGCCTGAACCTTTCCCAAAGAACGAGTCCTGATAACGCTAAGTATTTCTTTGACCAGCTGGTTAAAATGTGTCACAGCAAAGGAGTG GACATTGATCCAGCACGACCTTTACTTCCAATGAGGTCTGGCCGGTCTGGTCACGGTCAAATAGAGCGCGCACTTGTGGATCTTCACAAGGAGGCAACTTCTAAACTTGAAACCATGGCTGGTCAGGGAAACCAGCTTCAGCTTTTACTGATCATATTACCTGATCAAACTGGATCCTATG GGACAATAAAACGGGTTTGTGAAACTGAATTAGGAATTGTTTCTCAATGTTGTCAACCTAAACATGCTTTGAAAGTTAGTCCGCAGTACCTAGAAAACGTCTCTATGAAGATTAACGTAAAG GTTGGTGGTAGGAACAATGTTCTTGATGCTGTGATTAGGAAACAACTTCCTTTGGTTTCTGATTGTCCTACAATTATCTTTGGTGCCGATGTAACTCACCCATCACCTGGGGAAGATTCCAGTCCTTCTATTGCAGCG GTGGTCGCATCCATGGACTGGCCAGAAGTTTCAAAGTATCGTTGCTTGGTTTCTGCACAACCACATCGTCAAGAATTGATTAGTGATCTTTACAAGCAGCAGGAGGTTAACAATAAGCTTGTTCACGGAGGAATGATCCG TGAGCATTTGATAGCTTTTCGGAAATCAACTGGGAGGAAGCCGCATAGGATAATCTTTTACAG AGATGGTGTTAGTGAGGGACAATTTGCACAAATGTTGCTCCATGAAATAGATGCTATTCACAAGGCTTGTGCTTCGCTTGAGGAAAGATATCTACCACCTATCACTTTCATTGTTGTACAAAAAAGACACCATACTCGTCTCTTCCCTGCTAATCACATGGATCGTAACATAACTGATAAGAGTGGCAACATCTTACCTG GCACTGTTGTCGATTCTATGATTTGCCACCCCACGGAGTTTGACTTCTATCTATGTAGTCACGCAGGAATCCAG GGAACTAGTAGACCCACTCATTATCATGTGTTGTACGATGAGAACAAGTTCAGTGCTAATGCATTACAAGTGCTTACTAACAATCTTTGTTACAC ATATGCCAGGTGCACTCGGTCTGTATCCGTAG TTCCTCCTGCGTATTATGCGCATTTGGGTGCTTTCCGTGCGAGGTATTACATTGAGGGTGACGCTTCTGAGGGTAGTGATTCTGCCAGCAATCGTGGTGGTGGAGGCGCGAATACAAGGGCCGCAACTGCAGGGGTTCGGCCTTTACCAAAGATTAGAGACTGTGTGAAAGAGCTCATGTTTTATGTCTGA